In Raphanus sativus cultivar WK10039 unplaced genomic scaffold, ASM80110v3 Scaffold1473, whole genome shotgun sequence, the sequence TCACTTACTTACTTCTTAGTGTTTTGATTGGTCGTTGAAGTGCTGTTGTGGAATGTTGTGAGATatactttcctttttaatatccATATAGTGCAGGGAAAGTGGATAGgaacttcaaactataacacgCTTCTTGATCCTCTCAATGGAGAACCTTTCATTAAAGTCTCTGAAGTGGATGAATCAGGAGTTCAGGTGGCGAGTCTTGAGTTATATTACTGCAACGTGGTATCCAAGTCACAATTCTGTCTTTGTCACTCTTCTGTTCTATGTTGCAGCCATTTGTTGAGAGCTTGTCACACTGTCCCAAACATGGTCTCCACACCCTTtcaaagaactctctctctctctctctacacatgttttacttattttttgtaacttgttATGCAAGGCGAATCCGAGGATGACACTCTTTACTGGCAGCTCCAGAGTAGCTGAGAAGCTGGCGCTTGATCTCAAGGGTCGGATCAGGTTGGAAGACGCTGCATTTGACTGGAAAGTCTTGGGACCAGATGTTCAGGAGGTTGATTACGTTGCGTGGGTTTGTGATCAAGATGCTTACGCTTGCAGTGGACAGAAGTGTTCTGCTCAGTCTATGCTTTTCATGCACGaggttggtttggtttgatccTTCTTGGTTTGTTAGTTTACAACTGAGGCAATAATGTTGGAGCACATGGAGAATCTGCTTCAGATTCAAGGCTCAAAGCTACTCTTTGGTGTGGAAACCGTTGAAGAACCTTTCGATTCCTTGTGTCTACGGAGCCTTGGAGCCTACGGCAGTTTATGTTCCCATTGAAGAGATCTTGAAAGACGGTAAAAACTATGAACTCGTCACCAGAGAGATCTTTGGACCCTTTCAGATTGTCACAGAGTATAAAAAAGGATCAGCTTCCTCTTGTGTTGGATGCTTTGGAGAGGATGCACGCTCATCTTACTGCAGCTGTTGTTTCAAACGATCCCATCTTTATCCAGGCAAGTCCCTGTTAGGAAATATACGGTCAAATTTTGCGGGAAACCGAAATTTATGGGAACgggaaaacacacacacaatttGTTAACGGAGTTCGGCCAACTTTTGCCTACGTCTCCGGACCTGCTACAgatcttttattttcaatttggGAAATTTTTACAAGCTCTCAACTCACACCCGATCCCAAATACACTCaagaaattactattaatttcttaaagaattttttttgtgaaaaaaaaaaaattattttcttttcttctccacgaactcttttcttctcttgttctctctttgtttttgttttgggatGAAGAGCAATAACAAGATGCATCACGTATTTATAGGAAGAGCTTGACAGGTTGGTGAGAAGTAGTTGTTGACAAAATCACCAAGCCTTTCTTTTTGACTTTGTTTTCACCATGTCTCCATTTAACCACTTTCTTTTCACCGTCCAATAATGAAAACGTGATTTTTAACTTACAATCTCCCACTTGAAGACTGATTTCAATCTGTCTTCACACCTTGATCAATGTAGCAGGTCTTCCCAGCTTGTTACTCCAACAAGCCAACTGAGGTTGCACACAACCTCAGCTTATCATACGGCACAGTCTTCGTCAGCATGTCTGCCGGATTCTTACTTCCTGGGATCTTCTCAAGCACCAATATTTCATCTTCTAACGCTGATCTGATGAAATGATATCGACGATGTATGTGCTTCGTCCGAGCGTGGTAAACCGGATTCTTTGCCAAATCGATTGCACTTTTACTATCACAGTACAACACACCTTTTTCTTGACCATGTCCTAGCTCTTCTAGAAATGATTGTAgccacatcatctcttttgttGCCTCTGTTACCGCAACATACTCAGCTTCACAGCTTGATAGAGCTACGATTCTCTGCAACTTTGAAACCCAACAAATTGCAGTACCGCCAAAAGTGTAGACATATCCGGTTGTGCTCTTCGTGCTGTCAACGTCACCTCCGTTGTCAGCATCAACATATCCCTGCAATCCCGCCGCAGACTTCGTGAAACATAGCGATAAACTTGGATTTCCTTTCAGATATCTGAAAATCCACTTAACGGCTTCCCAATGTTCCTTTCCTGGATTGCTCATAAATCTGCTGACGACTCCCACTGCATGTGCGATGTCTGGTCTTGTACAAATCATCGCGTACATCAGGCTGCCTATAGCAGAAGCATATGGAACCTTATCCATATGTGCCATCTCGTCTTCCGTCTTTGGAGACTGTTCTCTGGATAACCGAAAATGACTTGCCAGTGGAGTATTGACTGGCTTTGCGTCATCCATGTTAAACCTCTTGAGGACTTTCTTCACATACTCCTCTTGTGATAGCTTAAGACCTTCCTTGCTTCTACTGATTCTCATCCCTAGAATCTGTCTTGCTTCTCCAAGGTCTTTCATCGCAAACTCTTCTGAGAGTTTCGCCTTCAAGCTATTAATCTCATGCAAGTCTGCTCCAACTATCAGCATGTCATCCACGTATAGGAGCAATATCAAGTAGGATTCTTCAAACTTCTTGAAGTAACAACAGTGGTCAGCTTCACACCTCAAGAAACCGACACCTTTAATAAAGCTGTCAAACCTTTTATACCACTGTCTTGGAGCTTGTTTCAAGCCATACAAACTCCTTTTAAGCTTGCAAACAAGGCTTTCTTTTCCTTTGACCTCAAAGCCTTCGGGTTGCTTCATATAAATTTCTTCATCCAAATCACCGTGAAGAAATGCCGTCTTTACATCCATCTGCTGAAGATGCAAATCTTCTTGTGCTACCAGTCCAAGAACCGTTCTAATGGTCACCAGCTTGACTACAGGAGAAAAGATTTCAGTGTAGTCAATGCCTTCTTTTTGTTGGAATCCCTTCACAACAAGCCTCGCTTTATAGCGTTTACTTCCATCAGGTTCTTCTTTTATTCGGTAGACCCACTTGTTATGCAATGCCTTTTTATTCTTAGGCAAATCTGCTAACTCCCATGTGTGATTGGATAACAACGAGTCCATCTCGTCGTTCATTGCAAGCTCCCACTTGATCGACTCATCAACTTGCATAGCCTCTTCATAACATTCAGGCTCGCCTCGGTCTGTGAGCAGAATGTAGTTGAGCGATGGAGAAAATCTTACAGGCTTTCTGATGATTCTACTTGACCGTCGTAACTCCGTGACTGGTGTATATGGGACCACTTCAGAATCATCACTCTCTTCAGCCTCACCACTCTCTTCTTGAGAGATTTCTTCTTCTGTTGTTGCGGTATCCTGTTGCAACTCCGGTGTCAGGATATCATCTAAGTCAACAACTCCAGGCTCTTTTCTCTCCGAGCATTCTCTTAGCTTATCCTTGTACAACACTTCTTCGTTGAACACAACATTCTTGCTGCGGATGATCTTCGATTTTCATCATCCAAAACCGGTAACCAAACTCCTCGTTACCATAACCGATGAAGTAACACTTCTTAGACTTGGAGTCAAGTTTACTTCTTGCAGCATCGTCAACGTGAACATAAGCTAAGCATCCAAACACCTTTAGGTAAGAAAGGTTTACTTTCTTTCCGCTCCAAACTTCTTCAGGGATCTTAAATCCCAACGGTACAGACGGTCCTCTGTTAATTAAGAAGCTTGCGGTACTAATCGCATCTGCCCAAAACATCTTAGGCAATCCACAATGCAATCTCATGCTCCTTGCACGCTCATTCAAGGTTCGGTTCATCCTTTCCGCTATTCCATTTTGTTGGGGCGTTCCAGGAATAGTCTTCTCCATCTTGATTCCACTATCAGCGCAATGTCTTGAACTCCTCGCTGAtatattcaccaccattatcagaccttaGGCACTTCAACTTGAGATTCGTCTCAGTCTCAACCATGGCTTTCCATCTTTTGAAAACCGAAAACACTTCATGCTTGTTCTTCATGAAGTAAACCCACACCTTCCTTGTGGAGTCGTCAATAAAGGTCACATAGTAGTACGAACCTCCCAGCGATGCAACAGGAGCGGGTCCCCACACGTCAGTGTGCACCAGCTCTAACTTCTCAGATTTTGGCTTTCTTCCTCCTTTAGAGAAACTAACCCGTTTCTGCTTTCCAAGGATACAACTTTCACACATCTGATGATCCACCGTCTTCAGATCCGGAAGAGTGCCATTTTCCACCATGAGTTTCATCCCTTTCTCACTCATGTGCCCCAACCTACAATGCCACAACTTGGTTTGTTTGGCATTCTCGACAACAGCAAGAGTGTCTTGATAACTCGTCGTCATATAAAGAGTGCCTCTTTTATGACCTCTAGCCACCACCATGGAACCTTTCTTGACCCTCCAGGCTCCACCACCAAAGTTGACATTGTGCCCCGTATCATCAAGTTGACCTACTGAGATCAGATTTCGCATCAACTTTGGCACATGTCTAACCTTCGTAATCTTCCATACACGTCCGTCTGACATCTTTAGGTTGATATCTCCAATACCAACTATGTCCAAAGGTAATCCATCAGCAAGATATACCTTTCCGTAATTTCCCGCAACA encodes:
- the LOC130504275 gene encoding delta-1-pyrroline-5-carboxylate dehydrogenase 12A1, mitochondrial-like, with the translated sequence IIDLPCFFHLFQLSSRAKLNHSLPFASVDAEEISGAHPAQVQNFVQGKWIGTSNYNTLLDPLNGEPFIKVSEVDESGVQVASLELYYCNVVSKSQFCLCHSSVLCCSHLLRACHTVPNMANPRMTLFTGSSRVAEKLALDLKGRIRLEDAAFDWKVLGPDVQEVDYVAWVCDQDAYACSGQKCSAQSMLFMHEIQGSKLLFGVETVEEPFDSLCLRSLGAYGSLCSH